A single window of Microplitis demolitor isolate Queensland-Clemson2020A chromosome 7, iyMicDemo2.1a, whole genome shotgun sequence DNA harbors:
- the LOC106693694 gene encoding uncharacterized protein LOC106693694, whose protein sequence is MDNIRRYMEGTITAPTTPCGLSIGSPSQRLFDSDSDNENNTHRQLGTCNGYNSHPGSKSNLLLCMQCDMESRNCSYRPRKSVNQTGRYLEEERALRCQECYAAQQIPPSDDHCVHCDIMTHDEQPDLICFGCEDDDRTTEEEGMVLCSKCEEPSTETTESPGKNGSGTQASSSSETGSAYPVDAVVKIHVNDKSFDGDSDDTNDDSSAPINNREFEPADRLSPIVEHVQSVDNNDANGAEDESNSTGFNGQHSRYLNSMLVLFL, encoded by the coding sequence ATGGACAACATAAGAAGATATATGGAAGGGACAATTACTGCTCCAACTACACCCTGTGGATTGTCGATAGGGAGTCCCAGTCAGCGATTGTTTGACAGCGATAGCGACAACGAAAATAACACACACCGTCAATTGGGCACCTGCAATGGCTACAATTCCCATCCAGGAAGCAAATCAAATTTACTTCTTTGCATGCAGTGCGACATGGAGTCACGTAATTGTTCCTACCGTCCACGTAAATCGGTCAATCAGACTGGGAGATATCTCGAGGAGGAACGTGCGCTGAGATGCCAGGAGTGTTACGCCGCACAGCAGATCCCACCCAGCGACGATCACTGCGTGCACTGCGATATCATGACTCACGACGAGCAGCCAGATTTGATTTGCTTCGGCTGCGAGGACGACGACCGCACCACCGAGGAAGAGGGAATGGTGCTGTGTTCAAAGTGCGAGGAGCCCAGTACTGAGACCACCGAGAGTCCCGGAAAAAATGGGTCAGGTACCCAGGCCTCCTCCTCCAGCGAAACCGGGAGTGCGTATCCCGTCGACGCGGTGGTCAAAATCCACGTTAATGATAAATCTTTCGACGGTGACTCGGATGACACTAATGATGACTCAAGCGCGCCTATTAATAACCGGGAATTTGAACCAGCTGATAGACTATCACCTATTGTTGAACACGTACAATCGGTTGATAATAATGACGCTAATGGAGCTGAAGATGAGTCAAATAGTACCGGATTTAATGGCCAGCACAgtagatatttaaatagtatgctagtgctttttttgtaa
- the LOC103570974 gene encoding potassium/sodium hyperpolarization-activated cyclic nucleotide-gated channel 3: protein MGFWEDCSEEAALEQAASVSRCSAGKFNYNNKINNHSKNNNNNNNNIRNNLTDHHHTWRDAATVAAAPTTIGRLDYLRGMSSGAKRLVQSLRGHNGASASGQSSAHLGKNDCFAVRGAGVDNSGAGSTSATRLCYYDSGHELDEISVVGSAATPTTPCHYSSGNKYGSGQTLYSIATTVPPAAISTPVAPSSAISSTARGAATAAGQASTGSYPGLIGGYGDGDRRIGNARAPDIRLRGEEDTKSVESAVSRSKQSLLDMGFDRLMGRPSNQRYYHQHHHYQQHQQSKEQRGRQQEQQIYSVSQRYFGSSRDSLHGAYVNRGASELDLSRKSRRKDQSRGKLKFPNVVSLSSSRDASHLRSLASTNHLNVNSSCNGTETRYTAQQQQQQRGSRGYPGQPGQRGFRTGAPNWSFVFDPAGRLCYYWSMVVSLAFLYNFWVIIYRFAFQEINGETLVVWFCLDYFSDLLYLVDIVFHFRTGYLEDGVLQTDATKLRNHYMNTTTFYIDCLCLLPLDFLYLSIGFNSILRSFRLVKIYRFWAFMDRTERHTNYPNLFRSTSLIHYLLVIFHWNGCLYHIIYKNNGFGSKNWVFNDSEAADVVKQYLQSYYWCTLALTTIGDLPRPRSKSEYLFVIVQLLFGLLLFATVLGHVANIVTSVSAARKEFQAKLDGVKTYMRMRRVPNHLQIKVIKWFDYLWLTQKCSDEEKAVSCLPDKLKAEIAINVHLDTLRRVEIFQNTEAGFLCELVLRLRPVLFSPGDYICRKGEVGKEMYIVNRGRLQVVADNGKTVLATLKAGSYFGEISILNMGTAGNRRTASVRSVGYSDLFVLSKKDMWDVLKEYPAARVRLEAIAVKRLEKYKRAPLEKAAMGRSQSTPGLVESEGRITLEDMWITPSELRTPRSLFSPSPSPITASSLHGLRAGVDAAVDTNTIGTAAAADRTRAAADSPMSATSSGRSSEDQTARVPHSTMTQPSIGRQSTHSGMTCNSMTQLMSEGAATPLLGVSSHEALLAEIKRLRERLICLETENAAMSDKLNQQQWAVEHRLAEIEMQICGASSTSSVEDTERNRESII, encoded by the exons ATGGGTTTTTGGGAGGACTGTAGTGAGGAAGCGGCACTCGAGCAAGCTGCTTCCGTCAGCCGGTGTTCCGccggtaaatttaattataataataaaataaacaaccatagtaaaaataataataataataataataatatcagaaATAATTTGACGGACCATCATCACACGTGGAGGGACGCGGCTACAGTGGCGGCTGCGCCGACGACGATCGGAAGGCTGGATTACCTCCGTGGAATGTCTTCGGGCGCCAAGCGGCTGGTGCAGTCGCTGAGGGGCCATAACGGTGCTAGTGCCAGCGGACAATCATCTGCTCATCTCGGTAAAAACGATTGTTTCGCAGTACGCGGTGCCGGTGTTGATAACTCTGGAGCTGGAAGTACCAGCGCCACGCGACTCTGTTATTACGACAGCGGCCACGAGCTAGACGAAATATCCGTTGTCGGGAGTGCTGCGACCCCAACGACACCCTGTCACTACTCTTCGGGAAATAAGTACGGGAGCGGACAGACCCTCTACAGTATCGCGACTACTGTGCCGCCCGCGGCTATTTCGACCCCCGTTGCTCCATCATCCGCGATATCTTCCACCGCAAGAGGAGCTGCGACGGCTGCTG GTCAAGCATCGACCGGCAGTTATCCGGGTCTGATCGGCGGCTATGGGGACGGCGATAGGCGGATTGGGAATGCCCGTGCGCCGGACATCAGACTTAGGGGTGAGGAAGACACCAAGAGTGTCGAGAGTGCGGTATCGAGGTCCAAACAGAGTTTGCTGGACATGGGATTCGATCGGCTGATGGGCCGGCCGTCTAATCAGCGGTATTACCACCAACATCATCATTACCAGCAGCATCAGCAGTCTAAAGAGCAGCGGGGTCGTCAGCAGGAGCAGCAG ATTTACTCTGTTTCGCAGAGATACTTTGGCTCGTCTCGTGATTCTCTGCACGGGGCTTACGTAAATCGTGGTGCGAGTGAGCTAGACCTGAGTCGTAAGTCAAGAAGAAAGGATCAGTCTCGGGGTAAGTTAAAATTTCCAAATGTCGTGAGTCTGAGCTCGTCGCGGGATGCGTCCCATCTGCGCAGTTTGGCCTCCACGAATCATCTAAATGTTAACAGCAGCTGCAACGGCACTGAAAC AAGATACACAGcccaacagcagcagcagcagcgaGGAAGCCGGGGGTACCCAGGACAACCTGGCCAACGAGGTTTTAGAACCGGCGCACCTAATTGGTCGTTTGTCTTTGATCCCGCGGGACGATTATGTTATTATTGGTCGATGGTAGTCTCCTTGGCTTTCCTCTACAACTTCTGGGTTATCATCTATAGGTTTGCCTTCCAGGAAATAAATG gTGAAACGCTGGTGGTGTGGTTCTGCCTCGACTACTTTTCAGACCTTCTTTATCTCGTGGATATAGTGTTTCATTTTCGTACGGGTTATCTCGAAGACGGGGTGCTGCAAACTGACGCAACTAAATTAAGAAACCACTACATGAATACCACAACATTTTATATTGACTGCCTGTGCCTGCTACCCCTTGACTTTTTGTACTTATCTATAGGGTTCAACAGTATCCTCCGAAGTTTTAGGCTCGTTAAAATTTACCG ATTCTGGGCGTTTATGGATCGCACTGAACGACACACCAATTATCCGAATTTATTTCGATCCACATCCTTGATTCATTACTTGCTGGTGATATTTCACTGGAACGGGTGCCtctatcatattatttataagaacAACGGGTTTGGGAGCAAGAACTGGGTGTTCAATGACTCCGAAGCCGCGGATGTAGTGAAACAGTATCTGCAAAGCTACTACTGGTGCACGCTCGCCTTGACAACTATCGGAGATTTGCCGAG ACCACGGAGCAAAAGCGAGTATTTGTTTGTTATAGTCCAGCTACTGTTTGGTTTGCTGCTTTTTGCAACCGTCCTCGGTCATGTAGCCAACATCGTAACATCTGTCAGTGCAGCACGTAAAGAATTTCAAG CTAAACTCGACGGAGTAAAGACTTACATGCGAATGCGCCGTGTGCCAAACCATCTGCAAATCAAAGTGATCAAGTGGTTTGACTATTTGTGGCTTACGCAAAAGTGCTCGGATGAAGAGAAGGCCGTGAGCTGTCTGCCTG ATAAACTAAAAGCGGAAATAGCTATAAATGTTCACCTAGATACACTGAGAAGagttgaaatatttcaaaatacagAGGCTGGATTTCTCTGTGAGTTGGTACTTAGATTGAGACCAGTACTCTTTTCACCAGGCGATTATATATGTCGAAAAG GTGAGGTAGGCAAGGAAATGTACATAGTAAATCGTGGAAGGCTGCAAGTTGTAGCAGACAACGGGAAGACTGTGCTGGCAACACTAAAAGCCGGCTCATACTTCGGGGAAATCAGCATTCTCAATATGGGGACTGCAG GTAATCGACGAACAGCCAGTGTAAGGTCTGTCGGTTATTCCGACCTCTTTGTACTGAGCAAAAAAGACATGTGGGACGTGTTGAAGGAGTATCCAGCAGCGAGGGTGCGGCTTGAGGCCATTGCCGTCAAGAGGCTTGAAAAATACAAGCGAGCTCCGCTCGAGAaag CGGCGATGGGAAGGAGTCAAAGCACGCCGGGGTTGGTAGAGTCGGAGGGACGAATTACTCTGGAAGATATGTGGATAACACCCAGTGAATTACGTACACCACGTTCGCTGTTTTCACCCAGTCCGAGCCCCATTACCGCCTCATCGCTTCACGGTTTACGTGCGGGGGTTGATGCAGCTGTTGATACAAACACTATCGGAACAGCGGCTGCGGCAGATAGAACACGGGCTGCAGCAGACAGTCCGATGAGCGCGACCAGCAGCGGCCGCAGCAGTGAAGATCAAACTGCACGAGTTCCGCACTCGACGATGACGCAGCCGTCGATAGGCCGACAATCGACCCACTCTG GTATGACTTGCAACAGCATGACACAGTTGATGTCCGAGGGTGCGGCGACGCCACTACTGGGTGTTAGCAGTCACGAAGCGTTACTTGCTGAGATAAAGCGGCTGAGAGAACGTTTGATATGCTTGGAAACCGAAAATGCCGCGATGAGTGACAAATTAAATCAACAACAGTGGGCAGTTGAACACAGGCTTGCCGAAATAGAGATGCAGATTTGCGGGGCAAGTTCGACCTCAAGTGTCGAGGACACTGAGCGTAATCGTGAGAGCATTATTTAA